In one Bradyrhizobium sp. 4 genomic region, the following are encoded:
- the rsmI gene encoding 16S rRNA (cytidine(1402)-2'-O)-methyltransferase, which produces MRAKPSPINTPETTEPASRGFSIDAHRLVAPKAAPGLHLVATPIGNLGDITLRALQTLAGVDVIACEDTRITRRLTERYDISAQLKQYHEHNAEAARPKILERLSQGGSIALVSDAGTPLISDPGYKLVREVCAAGHAVYALPGPSSVLAALSVAALPTDRFFFEGFLPSKSAARKSRLAELARIDATLVMFDSGNRVQDTLAELAEIMGTREAAICRELTKLHEQISRATLRELALGADTLETRGEFVLVIAPPAADAEMLTSDALDDLLREQLAANSVKDAVAHAVALSGRPRREVYARALELAKDLRGGDGED; this is translated from the coding sequence ATGCGCGCAAAGCCGTCCCCGATAAATACACCTGAGACTACGGAGCCCGCCTCGCGCGGTTTCTCCATCGACGCCCATCGGCTTGTCGCGCCGAAGGCCGCGCCTGGCCTGCACCTGGTCGCGACCCCCATCGGCAATCTCGGCGACATCACGCTGCGAGCACTGCAGACCCTCGCCGGGGTCGATGTCATCGCCTGCGAGGACACCCGGATCACGCGGCGTTTGACCGAGCGCTACGACATCTCCGCGCAGCTCAAGCAGTATCACGAGCATAACGCGGAAGCGGCCCGTCCAAAAATCCTGGAGCGGCTTTCGCAGGGCGGCTCGATCGCGCTGGTGTCGGACGCCGGCACGCCGCTGATCTCGGACCCCGGCTACAAGCTGGTGCGCGAGGTCTGCGCCGCCGGCCACGCCGTCTACGCGCTGCCCGGCCCGTCCTCGGTGCTGGCGGCGCTGTCGGTCGCAGCGCTGCCAACCGACCGCTTCTTCTTCGAAGGCTTTCTGCCTTCCAAATCAGCCGCGCGGAAGTCGCGCCTGGCCGAGCTTGCGCGCATCGATGCGACGCTGGTGATGTTCGATTCCGGCAACCGCGTGCAGGACACGCTCGCCGAGCTCGCCGAGATCATGGGGACCCGTGAAGCCGCGATCTGCCGCGAGCTGACGAAACTGCACGAGCAGATTTCGCGCGCGACGCTGCGTGAGCTGGCGCTTGGTGCCGACACGCTGGAGACGCGCGGCGAATTCGTGCTGGTGATCGCTCCGCCTGCGGCCGATGCCGAGATGCTGACATCGGACGCGCTCGACGACCTCCTGCGCGAGCAGCTCGCTGCGAACAGCGTCAAGGATGCGGTCGCGCATGCGGTCGCGCTCTCGGGCCGGCCGCGCCGCGAGGTCTATGCCCGCGCGCTCGAGCTTGCCAAAGATCTGCGGGGCGGCGATGGCGAAGACTGA
- a CDS encoding YraN family protein, with amino-acid sequence MAKTETPAEPKIASPERIAAFRTGISAESRAAAYLMAKGYRILAKRFRTPHGEIDIVARRRNLIAFVEVKARATLDDAAFAVTPRQQQRIIDAAQGWLVAHPEHAEFEMRFDAMLIAPRSLPRHVLAAFDAST; translated from the coding sequence ATGGCGAAGACTGAGACGCCGGCGGAACCGAAAATCGCCTCACCCGAGCGTATCGCCGCGTTTCGCACCGGCATCTCCGCGGAAAGCCGCGCCGCGGCCTATCTCATGGCCAAGGGCTACCGCATTCTCGCCAAGCGCTTCCGCACGCCGCATGGCGAGATCGACATCGTGGCGCGCCGCCGCAATTTGATTGCCTTCGTCGAGGTCAAGGCGCGCGCGACCCTGGACGACGCCGCCTTCGCGGTGACGCCGCGCCAGCAGCAGCGCATCATCGACGCCGCGCAAGGCTGGCTCGTTGCGCATCCCGAGCATGCGGAATTTGAAATGCGATTCGATGCCATGCTAATTGCGCCGCGGTCACTTCCACGCCATGTGTTGGCGGCATTCGACGCCTCGACCTGA
- a CDS encoding YifB family Mg chelatase-like AAA ATPase: protein MVQRVSTVAFEGIEARAVDVQVQVAPGLPAFAIVGLPDKAVSEARERVRSALIASGLALPARRITVNLAPADLPKEGSHYDLPIALGLMGAIGAIPPDALTGFTVLGELGLDGSIAPVAGVLPAAIGANVREEGLICPAACGSEAAWASPDIQIIAASSLIQIANHFKGTQVLSRPVPKVHESAASPLDLRDIKGQESAKRALEIAAAGGHHLLMIGAPGAGKSMLAARLPSILPPLSPGELLEVSMIASVAGEIEGGALTARRPFRSPHHSASMAALTGGGMRARPGEISLAHQGVLFLDELPEFDPRVLDSLRQPLENGEVSVSRANHRVTYPARFMLVAAMNPCRCGNAFEPGYACKRGRIDRCTGDYQARISGPLMDRIDLRIEVPAVTAADLILPPPAEGSAEVAARVAAARDIQLARYANAGLPKVRTNAEAPASVLEEIAKPDAQGQKLLRDAAETMRLSARGYHRVLRVARTLADLDGADKIGRLHLAEALSYRALAEDVRQLA, encoded by the coding sequence ATGGTTCAGCGGGTTTCTACCGTCGCCTTTGAGGGGATCGAGGCCCGTGCGGTCGACGTGCAGGTGCAGGTCGCGCCGGGTCTTCCGGCCTTCGCGATCGTCGGTCTCCCGGACAAGGCGGTGTCGGAGGCACGTGAGCGGGTCCGCTCGGCGCTGATCGCCTCGGGGCTGGCGCTGCCGGCGCGGCGGATCACCGTCAATCTCGCGCCCGCCGATCTGCCCAAGGAGGGCAGCCATTATGACCTGCCGATCGCGCTTGGGCTGATGGGGGCGATCGGCGCGATCCCGCCGGATGCGCTGACCGGCTTCACTGTTCTGGGCGAGCTTGGCCTCGACGGATCGATCGCGCCGGTGGCCGGTGTTCTTCCCGCCGCGATCGGCGCCAATGTGCGCGAGGAGGGGCTGATCTGTCCGGCGGCTTGCGGCTCGGAAGCGGCGTGGGCGAGTCCGGACATCCAGATCATCGCCGCGAGTTCGCTGATCCAGATCGCCAACCACTTCAAGGGAACGCAGGTGCTGTCGCGGCCCGTGCCGAAGGTGCATGAATCCGCTGCCTCGCCGCTCGACCTGCGCGACATCAAGGGACAGGAGAGCGCCAAGCGGGCGCTGGAGATCGCGGCCGCCGGCGGTCATCACCTGCTCATGATCGGCGCGCCGGGCGCCGGCAAATCGATGCTGGCGGCACGCCTGCCCTCGATCCTGCCACCGCTGTCACCGGGCGAGTTGCTCGAGGTCTCGATGATCGCCTCTGTTGCCGGCGAGATCGAGGGCGGCGCGCTGACGGCGCGGCGGCCGTTCCGCTCGCCGCATCATTCCGCCAGCATGGCCGCGCTCACCGGCGGCGGCATGCGCGCCCGGCCCGGCGAGATCTCGCTCGCGCATCAGGGCGTGCTGTTCCTCGACGAGCTCCCCGAATTCGATCCGCGCGTGCTGGATTCGTTGCGCCAGCCGCTGGAGAACGGCGAGGTCTCGGTGTCCCGCGCCAATCACCGCGTCACCTATCCCGCGCGCTTCATGCTGGTCGCCGCGATGAATCCCTGCCGCTGCGGCAATGCGTTCGAGCCCGGCTATGCCTGCAAGCGCGGCCGCATCGATCGCTGCACCGGCGACTACCAGGCCCGCATCTCGGGACCACTGATGGACCGCATCGATTTGCGCATCGAGGTTCCCGCGGTGACCGCCGCCGACCTGATCCTGCCGCCGCCGGCAGAGGGCTCAGCCGAAGTCGCCGCGCGCGTGGCGGCGGCGCGCGACATCCAGCTCGCACGCTACGCGAATGCCGGCCTGCCGAAGGTTCGCACCAATGCCGAAGCGCCGGCCTCGGTGCTGGAGGAGATCGCCAAGCCGGATGCGCAAGGCCAGAAGCTCCTGCGCGACGCCGCCGAGACCATGCGGCTGTCGGCGCGTGGCTATCACCGCGTGCTCCGGGTGGCGCGCACGCTCGCCGATCTCGACGGCGCCGACAAAATCGGCCGTCTGCACCTCGCCGAGGCGCTGTCCTACCGCGCGCTCGCGGAAGATGTGCGGCAGCTGGCGTGA
- the gshB gene encoding glutathione synthase produces the protein MKLNVAVQMDPIARINIKGDSTFALLLEAQKRGHGLSYYTPDKLSMVGEEIVAPVQLLTVRDEPGNHFTLGEPRREALNGFDVVLLRQDPPFDLAYITSTHLLERIHPKTLVVNDPASVRNAPEKLFVMNFPQLMPPTLISRDLDEINAFRDRHGAVVMKPLHGHGGAAVFRVMPQDMNFGSLFDMFSVTFKEAWVIQQFIPEVKHGDKRIILINGEFAGAVNRVPAADDLRSNMVRGGAAQETELTPREREICATVGPALRERGLLFVGIDVINGNLTEINVTSPTGIRAIARLGGPDVAAKLWDVIEQKRAK, from the coding sequence ATGAAACTGAACGTCGCCGTCCAGATGGACCCCATCGCCCGCATCAACATCAAGGGCGATTCCACCTTTGCGCTGCTCCTGGAGGCGCAGAAGCGCGGCCATGGTCTGTCCTATTACACGCCCGACAAGCTCTCGATGGTCGGCGAGGAGATCGTCGCTCCGGTTCAGCTGCTCACCGTGCGCGACGAGCCCGGCAATCATTTCACCCTGGGTGAGCCCAGGCGCGAGGCGCTCAACGGCTTCGACGTGGTGCTGCTCCGCCAGGATCCGCCGTTCGACCTCGCCTACATCACCTCGACGCACCTTCTCGAACGCATCCATCCGAAGACGCTCGTCGTCAACGACCCCGCTTCGGTGCGCAACGCGCCGGAAAAGCTGTTCGTGATGAACTTCCCGCAGCTGATGCCGCCGACGCTGATCTCGCGCGACCTCGACGAGATCAACGCATTTCGCGACAGGCACGGCGCCGTGGTCATGAAGCCGCTGCACGGCCATGGCGGCGCGGCGGTGTTCCGCGTGATGCCGCAGGACATGAATTTCGGCTCGCTGTTCGACATGTTCTCGGTGACGTTCAAGGAAGCCTGGGTGATCCAGCAGTTCATCCCCGAGGTCAAGCACGGCGACAAGCGCATCATCCTGATCAACGGCGAGTTCGCCGGCGCGGTGAATCGCGTGCCGGCCGCCGACGACCTCCGCTCCAACATGGTGCGCGGCGGCGCGGCGCAGGAGACCGAGCTCACGCCGCGCGAGCGCGAGATCTGCGCCACCGTCGGCCCGGCGCTGCGCGAGCGCGGGCTGTTGTTCGTCGGTATCGACGTCATCAACGGCAACCTCACCGAGATCAACGTGACCTCGCCAACCGGCATCCGCGCCATCGCGCGCCTCGGCGGACCGGACGTTGCCGCAAAACTCTGGGACGTGATCGAGCAGAAGCGGGCGAAGTAA
- a CDS encoding type II and III secretion system protein family protein: MNFGDDRTGMRIRGNRAHSVWTGTMLILGLLAAPDVVSAADAPVGDQAPMQAADLDVSPVGTIAPAKTRFLSLGVGKSAVIDLPRDVKDVLVADPKIANAVIRSAQRAYIIGGQVGQTNVVFFAADGQQVAAYDIAVKRDLNGMRTALRQSLPGVQIEGVGDSVMLTGSVSSPVEAQQAGDVAAKLVGGSEKVVNNIVVRGRDQVMLKVVVGEVRRDIVKQLGVDLSASLNAGTAVVNFNNSNPFSVSGGPIVSNNGLGVAGLTKGFATVSATMRAMESAGVMRTLAEPSLTAISGESATFIAGGEFPIPSGYACDPVTHVCTTQITYKKFGISLNFTPVVLSEGRISLRVMTEVSELSNQSAITVTQALSSNSTNSITIPSIQTRRAETTLEIPSGGSMAMAGLIQQQTKQAINGLPGVDQVPIIGALFRSQDFVNNETELMVIVTPYVVRAVAQKELSRPDDGFAPASDAQTALLGRMNRLYGIARRVDPIAGTPGDFGFIID, encoded by the coding sequence ATGAACTTTGGGGATGATCGGACGGGCATGCGCATTCGGGGGAATCGCGCGCACTCGGTCTGGACGGGGACGATGCTGATCCTGGGGCTGCTCGCAGCCCCCGATGTCGTCAGCGCCGCGGATGCGCCGGTCGGCGACCAGGCGCCCATGCAAGCAGCGGATCTCGATGTGTCCCCGGTCGGGACGATTGCACCGGCGAAGACGCGCTTCCTGTCGCTCGGCGTCGGCAAGTCCGCCGTGATCGACCTGCCGCGCGACGTCAAGGACGTGCTGGTCGCCGATCCCAAGATCGCCAATGCCGTGATCCGCTCGGCCCAACGCGCCTATATCATCGGCGGACAGGTCGGCCAGACCAACGTCGTGTTCTTCGCCGCCGACGGCCAGCAGGTGGCCGCCTACGACATCGCGGTGAAGCGCGATCTCAACGGCATGCGCACGGCGCTGCGTCAGTCGCTGCCGGGCGTGCAGATCGAGGGTGTCGGCGACAGCGTGATGCTCACCGGCTCGGTGTCGAGCCCGGTCGAGGCCCAGCAGGCCGGCGACGTCGCCGCCAAACTGGTCGGCGGCTCCGAGAAGGTGGTCAACAACATCGTCGTGCGCGGCCGCGACCAGGTGATGCTCAAGGTCGTCGTCGGCGAAGTGCGCCGCGATATCGTCAAGCAGTTGGGCGTCGATCTCAGCGCCAGCCTGAATGCCGGCACCGCGGTGGTGAACTTCAACAATTCGAACCCGTTCTCGGTCAGCGGCGGACCGATCGTCAGCAACAACGGATTAGGTGTCGCCGGGCTCACCAAGGGCTTCGCGACCGTCAGCGCCACGATGCGCGCGATGGAAAGTGCCGGTGTCATGCGCACGCTCGCCGAGCCGAGCCTGACCGCGATCTCCGGCGAATCCGCCACCTTCATCGCCGGCGGCGAATTCCCCATTCCGTCCGGCTATGCCTGCGATCCCGTCACCCACGTTTGCACCACCCAGATCACCTACAAGAAGTTCGGCATCTCCCTGAACTTTACCCCGGTCGTATTGAGCGAGGGCAGGATCAGCCTGCGCGTCATGACCGAGGTGTCCGAGCTGTCGAACCAGAGCGCCATCACGGTCACCCAGGCGCTGTCCTCGAACTCGACCAACTCGATCACCATCCCCTCGATCCAGACCCGCCGCGCCGAAACGACGCTGGAAATTCCCTCGGGCGGCTCGATGGCGATGGCCGGCCTGATCCAGCAGCAGACCAAACAGGCGATCAACGGCCTGCCCGGCGTCGACCAGGTGCCGATCATCGGCGCGCTGTTCCGCAGCCAGGACTTCGTCAACAACGAGACCGAGCTGATGGTGATCGTGACGCCCTATGTGGTGCGCGCGGTGGCCCAGAAGGAGCTGTCCCGGCCCGACGACGGCTTCGCACCGGCGTCCGATGCCCAGACCGCGCTGCTCGGCCGCATGAACCGCCTCTATGGCATCGCGCGCCGCGTCGATCCGATCGCGGGCACGCCCGGTGATTTCGGCTTCATCATCGACTGA
- a CDS encoding CpaD family pilus assembly protein — protein MTKTMADRRRKLSVALALTGLSVMLGACNTTGEVVTQTVPTDYRQRHPIAVEEAKKSIVIFVGKARGGLSAAQHADVAGIARDWVREGTGSVVVDVPVNAANSRAAAATYHEIRSVLASGGVPARAIVQHPYRPEDPGLLPTIRLSYSRIAAVAGPCGLWPEDLGPSILDPGYNENRPYFNLGCASQRNLAAMIDNPADLEQPRSETPAYNARRDVAFERYRKGTPIATMNPDADKAKLSDTGR, from the coding sequence ATGACGAAGACCATGGCCGATCGACGTCGCAAGTTGAGCGTCGCGCTGGCACTGACGGGGCTCTCCGTCATGCTGGGCGCCTGCAACACCACCGGCGAGGTCGTCACCCAGACGGTGCCGACCGACTATCGCCAGCGTCACCCGATCGCGGTCGAGGAAGCCAAGAAGTCGATCGTGATCTTCGTCGGCAAGGCTCGCGGCGGCCTCTCGGCCGCGCAGCACGCGGACGTCGCCGGCATTGCCCGGGACTGGGTGCGCGAAGGTACCGGCTCGGTCGTCGTCGACGTCCCCGTCAACGCCGCGAATTCGCGCGCGGCGGCAGCGACCTATCACGAAATCCGTTCCGTGCTCGCCTCCGGCGGCGTACCCGCGCGTGCCATCGTCCAGCATCCCTATCGGCCCGAGGATCCCGGACTGCTGCCCACCATCCGTCTGAGCTATTCCCGGATCGCCGCGGTCGCAGGCCCCTGCGGGCTGTGGCCGGAAGATCTCGGCCCCTCCATCCTCGACCCCGGCTACAACGAGAACCGGCCCTATTTCAATCTGGGCTGCGCCAGCCAGCGCAACCTCGCGGCCATGATCGACAATCCGGCCGACCTCGAGCAGCCGCGGTCCGAGACGCCGGCCTATAACGCACGGCGTGACGTGGCCTTCGAGCGCTATCGCAAGGGCACGCCGATCGCGACCATGAATCCAGACGCCGACAAGGCCAAACTCAGCGATACAGGCAGATGA
- a CDS encoding PilZ domain-containing protein has protein sequence MLANRRRSERRMCTRLAKIHFGAGSLPRDCTITDISDGGVKVVAEFLEVPPQFTIIFAPDYSRQCRLRWRIGCEFGAEFTD, from the coding sequence ATGCTTGCAAATCGCCGGAGAAGCGAACGACGGATGTGCACGCGGCTCGCCAAGATTCACTTTGGCGCGGGTTCGCTGCCGCGGGACTGCACGATCACGGATATTTCGGATGGCGGCGTGAAAGTGGTGGCGGAGTTCCTGGAAGTGCCGCCGCAATTCACCATCATCTTCGCGCCCGACTATTCCCGGCAGTGCCGCCTGCGCTGGCGCATCGGCTGCGAGTTCGGCGCTGAATTCACCGACTGA
- a CDS encoding AAA family ATPase, which produces MTRVHDEEADDPQHPEEHIAPVPRISVQAFCETEQTLAAVTAAGQDRRLAKAHLTAKDGGLAAAIEVYETMPTPNVIVIESDGTRDILEGLDDLAGVCDPGTRVVVIGNPNDTAPYRELVRRGVNDYVVGPVETLDVVRSICSLFSASETIITGRVIAVVGAKGGVGASTVAHNVAWTIARDLALDSVVIDLDLAFGTAGLDYNQDPVQGIANAVLSQDRPDTALMERLLSKCTERLSLLAAPATLDRVYDFGAEAFDAVFDTLRMTTPCIVLDVPHQWSGWTRRALVNADDIVIVAEPDLANLRNTKNMLNVLKAARPNDRPPLYCINQVGMPKRAEIEVKAFAKTMESQPIAVIPFDSKLFSTAANNGQMIAEVSKSHRTTELFQNMANRLAGRGEVKKPKRSLLGPLLKKLKGRSGRGSAPHRKAS; this is translated from the coding sequence ATGACACGCGTCCACGACGAAGAAGCGGACGATCCGCAGCACCCCGAGGAACACATTGCGCCGGTTCCTCGCATCTCCGTGCAGGCCTTTTGCGAGACCGAGCAGACGCTCGCCGCGGTGACCGCGGCCGGGCAGGATCGCCGCCTCGCCAAGGCGCATCTCACCGCCAAGGACGGTGGCTTAGCTGCGGCAATCGAAGTCTATGAAACGATGCCGACGCCGAACGTCATCGTGATCGAATCCGACGGCACCCGCGACATTCTCGAGGGCCTCGACGACCTCGCCGGCGTCTGCGATCCCGGCACCCGCGTGGTCGTGATCGGCAATCCCAACGACACCGCGCCCTATCGCGAGCTGGTCCGCCGCGGCGTCAACGACTATGTGGTGGGACCGGTCGAGACGCTCGACGTCGTCCGCTCGATCTGCAGCCTGTTCTCGGCGTCCGAAACCATCATCACCGGCCGCGTCATCGCGGTGGTCGGCGCCAAGGGCGGTGTCGGCGCCTCCACCGTCGCGCACAATGTGGCCTGGACCATCGCCCGCGACCTCGCACTCGATTCCGTCGTGATCGATCTCGACCTCGCCTTCGGCACCGCGGGTCTCGACTACAATCAGGACCCGGTGCAGGGCATCGCCAATGCGGTGCTGTCGCAGGATCGGCCGGACACGGCCCTGATGGAGCGTCTGCTCTCCAAATGCACCGAGCGTCTCAGCCTCCTTGCCGCGCCTGCCACCCTTGACCGCGTCTACGATTTCGGCGCGGAGGCCTTCGATGCGGTGTTCGACACGCTGCGCATGACCACGCCCTGCATCGTGCTCGACGTTCCCCATCAATGGTCGGGCTGGACGCGACGCGCGCTGGTCAACGCGGACGACATCGTGATCGTGGCCGAGCCCGATCTTGCGAACCTGCGCAACACCAAGAACATGCTGAACGTGTTGAAGGCGGCGCGGCCGAACGACCGGCCACCGCTCTACTGCATCAACCAGGTCGGCATGCCCAAGCGTGCGGAGATCGAGGTCAAGGCCTTCGCCAAGACCATGGAGAGCCAGCCGATCGCGGTGATCCCGTTCGATTCGAAGCTGTTCTCGACCGCGGCCAACAACGGCCAGATGATCGCGGAGGTCTCCAAGAGCCACCGCACCACCGAACTGTTCCAGAACATGGCGAACCGCCTTGCCGGGCGCGGCGAGGTGAAGAAGCCGAAGCGCTCGCTGCTCGGGCCGCTGCTGAAGAAGCTGAAGGGTAGGTCGGGGCGCGGGTCAGCCCCGCATCGCAAGGCATCCTGA
- the cpaB gene encoding Flp pilus assembly protein CpaB, producing the protein MNTARIVVLVIALGAGGVAAYLASGYDNKPAPILPVAEKLPTVEVLIAKNDIQLGQAVKPEDLQWQVWPAATASSAFIRRDNRPEAQIQIAGSIARVPLMQGEPIREQKLVKADGSGFMAAILPSGMRAVSTEISAETAAGGFILPNDRVDIVLTRRLKNPDGAAGNDLILSEAILTNIRVLAIDQAPKEKDGQNAVVGRTVTLELKPDQVATLSAARQGGTLTLALRSIVDVNSVDSAPEDQASKRSGGVNVIRYGVQARQLTSQK; encoded by the coding sequence ATGAACACCGCACGCATTGTCGTTCTCGTCATCGCACTGGGCGCCGGCGGCGTCGCTGCGTATCTGGCGAGCGGCTATGACAACAAGCCCGCGCCCATTCTCCCCGTCGCCGAGAAGCTGCCGACGGTCGAGGTCCTGATCGCCAAGAACGACATCCAGCTCGGTCAAGCCGTGAAGCCCGAGGACCTGCAATGGCAGGTCTGGCCGGCGGCGACCGCGAGCAGCGCCTTCATCCGCCGCGACAACAGGCCCGAGGCGCAGATCCAGATCGCAGGCTCGATCGCACGCGTGCCGTTGATGCAGGGCGAGCCGATCCGCGAGCAGAAGCTGGTCAAGGCCGACGGCTCCGGCTTCATGGCCGCGATCCTGCCGTCGGGCATGCGCGCCGTCTCGACCGAGATTTCAGCCGAGACTGCCGCCGGCGGCTTCATCCTGCCGAATGACCGCGTCGACATCGTGCTGACCCGCCGCCTGAAGAATCCTGACGGGGCCGCCGGTAACGACCTCATCCTGTCCGAGGCGATTCTGACCAATATCCGCGTGCTCGCGATCGACCAGGCGCCGAAGGAAAAGGACGGCCAGAACGCCGTCGTCGGCAGGACCGTCACGCTCGAGCTCAAGCCCGACCAGGTCGCCACGCTATCGGCAGCGCGCCAGGGCGGCACGCTGACACTCGCGCTGCGCAGCATCGTCGATGTCAACTCGGTCGACAGCGCGCCCGAGGACCAGGCGAGCAAGCGGTCCGGCGGAGTCAACGTAATCCGCTACGGCGTACAGGCGCGGCAACTGACGTCACAGAAGTGA
- a CDS encoding tetratricopeptide repeat protein: protein MSKRLSVASPPARYLFSALLILALGGCQTTGIEDITGALGGKSETAGRADTKPDVRPDMDALRERYRAKPGDPNVALEYGKALRQTGQRAQALAVLEQAVLAHSSNKALLAGYGRALADSGSFQQAFDVLGRAHSPEDPDWHILSAQGAALDQLGRNEEAQQYYAAALKIVPDEPSVLSNLGLSYMLQNNLPRAEETMRRAHARNPADLRVRANLALVLGLEGKQAEAETIVKADLPPDQAAAKVTALRQLLVKKQQRAEK from the coding sequence ATGTCCAAGCGTTTGTCCGTCGCCTCTCCTCCGGCGAGATATCTGTTTTCCGCGCTTCTGATCCTGGCTCTTGGCGGCTGTCAGACCACTGGCATCGAGGACATCACCGGCGCGCTCGGCGGAAAATCGGAAACGGCTGGCAGGGCCGACACCAAGCCGGACGTGAGGCCGGACATGGACGCGCTGCGCGAGCGCTATCGCGCCAAGCCTGGCGATCCCAACGTCGCGCTCGAATACGGCAAGGCGTTGCGCCAGACCGGCCAGCGCGCGCAGGCGCTCGCGGTGCTGGAGCAGGCCGTGCTCGCCCATTCCAGCAACAAGGCGCTGCTCGCAGGCTACGGCCGCGCGCTCGCCGACAGCGGCAGTTTCCAGCAGGCGTTCGACGTTCTCGGCCGCGCGCATTCGCCCGAGGATCCCGACTGGCATATCCTGTCGGCGCAGGGCGCCGCCCTCGATCAACTCGGCCGCAACGAGGAAGCGCAGCAATATTACGCCGCCGCGCTCAAGATCGTGCCGGACGAGCCGTCGGTGCTGTCCAATCTCGGACTGTCCTACATGCTGCAGAACAATCTGCCGCGGGCAGAGGAAACGATGCGCCGGGCGCACGCGCGCAATCCCGCCGATCTCCGCGTGCGCGCCAATCTCGCGCTCGTGCTGGGACTGGAAGGAAAGCAGGCCGAGGCCGAAACCATCGTGAAGGCGGACCTGCCGCCGGATCAGGCGGCGGCAAAGGTCACGGCGCTGCGGCAGTTGCTGGTGAAGAAGCAGCAGCGGGCGGAGAAGTAA